The Bacteroidales bacterium DNA window TTATAATTCCCGAAAAATTAAAAATATTAATAAATATATTAATGTTATGAATATTTGCTTAATGTCATCTGTAAAATTTTATCATCTTATTTCATATCCGATAATTGATGAAATAATATTCAATATAAATAAAACAAATGCATTAATTCGTTTTCATACTTGTCAAGATGATTACACTATTAAATTCATTAAAAATAACACCAAATGGTTTGTTACTGACGATGTTTTACATTTAACAGTAGATTGATTTTCTATCAGTAAAATAATTTAAAAATTAAACAGAATAACAATGCGACCCGATTTCACAAAAATAGATTTTAAATCAACAATGCCTTCCGGAAAGAAACCTAAAACCAAAGGCGAAAAGTTTATTACACCTGAACAAATAGAATTAGATGCTTTTTATACCAAAGATGATATGCAGGAAATGGAGCATTTAGATTTTGCTGCAGGAATTCCGCCGTATTTAAGAGGCCCCTACTCTACCATGTATGTCATGCGGCCCTGGACAATCAGGCAATATGCAGGATTCTCAACAGCAGAAGAATCAAATGCTTTTTACAGAAGAAATCTTGCTGCAGGACAAAAAGGTTTGTCTGTTGCTTTTGACCTTGCAACACACAGAGGTTATGATTCTGATCATGAGCGAGTTGAGGGTGATGTCGGTAAAGCCGGTGTTGCTATTGACTCAATATTAGACATGGAGATCTTATTCGATCAAATTCCTTTGAATAAGATGTCGGTTTCAATGACTATGAACGGAGCTGTATTACCGATATTAGCATTCTACATTGTTGCAGGATTAGAACAAGGAGCAAAATTAGAAGAGTTAATCGGAACTATTCAGAATGATATTCTGAAAGAATTCATGGTCAGAAATACATACATTTATCCGCCTCAACCATCTATGAGAATCATTGCTGATATTTTTGAATACACCTCACAAAAAATGCCTAAATTCAATTCTATCAGTATATCCGGTTATCATATGCAAGAAGCCGGAGCTACAGCAGATATTGAATTAGCATATACACTTGCTGACGGACTTGAATATTTAAGAGCCGGTGTTAAGGCAGGAATGGATATTGATTCCTTTGCTCCAAGATTATCATTTTTCTGGGCAATCGGGATGAACCATTTTACTGAAATTGCAAAATTACGTGCAGCCAGAATGTTATGGGCAAAGATCGTGAAGCAATTCAATCCGAAGAATCCGAAATCTATGGCATTGAGAACGCATAGTCAAACATCCGGATGGAGTTTAACGGAACAAGATCCTTTTAACAATATTGCAAGAACTTGTATTGAAGCAACAGCAGCTGTATTAGGACACACTCAATCTTTACACACCAATGCTTTAGATGAAGCCATTGCTTTACCGACAGATTTTTCGGCAAGGATAGCTCGAAACACCCAAATATATTTACAGGAAGAAACAGGAATCACAAAAACGGTTGATCCTTGGGCAGGATCCTATTATGTTGAGAAATTGACGCATGAAATCGCACATAAAGCTTGGAAATTAATTGAAGAAGTTGAAGAACTTGGCGGTATGGCAAAAGCAATTGAAACCGGTATCCCTAAAATGAAAATTGAAGAAGCATCAGCCCGAAAGCAAGCAAGAATTGACAGCAAAAAAGATACGATTGTAGGTATCAATAAATACAAACTTGAAAAAGAAGAACCGCTTGACATTCTCGAAGTTGATAACACTGCCGTCAGAAAAGCTCAAATTGAACGTTTAAAGAAACTGAAAGCAGAAAGAAATAATGAGGAAGTTCAAAAAGCATTAGATGCAATTACCGAATCAATGAAAACAGGTAAAGGCAATTTACTGGAATTATCAGTAGATGCAGCCAAGAAACGAGCAAGTCTTGGTGAAATTTCTACCGCAATAGAAAAAGTTGCCGGCAGATACAAAGCTGTTATTCGCTCAATTTCAGGAGTTTATTCATCAGAATCAAAAAATGACATGAGTTTTGAAAAAGCAAAAGAATTAGCCGATAAGTTTGCAGAACAAGAAGGCAGAAGGCCCAGAATAATGGTAGCAAAAATGGGACAAGACGGCCATGATCGAGGAGCAAAAGTTGTTGCAACCGGTTATGCCGATATTGGTTTTGACGTGGATATAGGGCCGCTTTTCCAAACTCCTGCCGAAGCTGCAAAACAAGCTGTTGAAAATGATGTTCATATTCTCGGCGTATCAAGTCTCGCTGCCGGACACAAAACATTGGTTCCTCAAGTCATTGAAGAATTAAAGAAACTTGGCCGTGAAGATATTATGATTATTTGCGGAGGTGTTATTCCTCATCAAGATTATCAATTCTTGTATGATGCAGGCGTTGTCGGTATTTTTGGCCCCGGTTCATCGGTTTCGGAAGCTGCTGTTCAGATTTTGGAGATATTGTTGGATTAGTAATAAAATCATTTGTTGAACATAAATATCAACTTATGAAAAAACAAAAAACGCAAAGTGTCATAAAAAAATATGTAACAGCAAGAAAGGGATTTCTAAATTATGCAAAAAATGAAGATAGTCTTTCAGGAAGTGATAATATCATAGGTCGTATAGGTGAATACATTGCTTTTGAATATCTCAATTTACAAAATAGAAATCCCATAAAAGCTGTTTTAAATCGAGCTGGGTATGATATTGTTTGTGATAATAAAGATAAAATTGAAGTTTCCGTAAAATTAATATCGAATGAAAATAAAAAAGGAAGAACTACAAAAATTGGAGAATCTTGGAATGAATTAATTGTTATTTTATTAGATGAAAATTATGAAATTCAAAAACTCGGACATATATCAAAGAAAGAATTTGATTCCGGAATAAATAACAATGATTTTAAAGGAGCATATGTATATGCATCAAGGACAATGGTTAACGAAGACGGAATAATTACAAAATATGGTAATGTTATTGAAAGCAGAAAGGAATTAAAAAAAATATATACATTGATATAAAACTTTTGATTTTGAAAGGTACATTCTTATATCTCAAACGGATTAATAACTTTAACTTCTGAAATCTTTTCAAAATCTTTTTCATTTCGCGTAATTAAAGTTAAATTATAATTTATCGCAGTAGCTGCTATTATTGCATCAGGAAGTTTAATTTTATATTCTTTTCTTAATCGAATAGTTTGTTCTACTATCTCATTATCCACAGAGTAATTTTTTGCAATTTTAGTAAATTCTGTTATTACTTCGGGAACATTCTTAAAACCGAGTAATTCAATTTTTGTAATAACAGATATTTCAGGTTGTTCATCAATAATTTTAATTACAAATTCTTTCCCTTTTTCCGGTATCTTATCAGCAGATAAATAAATTATTACATTAGTGTCAATTAAATATCTCTTTCCCATTCGTTTCTGTTTTTATTTAGTTGTTCAATCATAGTATTCCCTTCTTTTTTAGTAATACAACCTGTTAATCTTTCAGAAATTTTATTAATATCTGTTTTAGATACAGTTTTTCTGATTATTCTTATAATTTTTAAAGCCTCCAAATTCTCCAATAGTTTTAAAGCCTTTTTGTTTTTTGCTTCTATAATAATAGTTTCCATATTTTTGAAGTTTAACTTTTCCTTTGTAAGATTTATTCCTGTTTTACAAATTTACACACATAATTTAACGATTACAAAATTAAAATCATTTTTGTTGTTTTAATGATTTGACTTTTAAACATCCGTAGGATTTTAAAACGTCACAGATATTTTGACAATATGTCATTTTCAACTGACAAATCATATTAATTGATTATTTTCATAGAAAACACTTATTCTAATACTCATAACTTCTTCTTATATTGATGATTACAGAATTATCATATAAATATCAATTTTTTTTCATTTATGATTGACATATTTAAATTATTTAGTTTCTTTGCAAAAATTTCCGGACTTTAATTTGTAGTATTAAGTCTGATTTAATATTTTAAACGAATGAATATACAAGTCTTAAAATCTAAAATTCACAGAGTAACTGTTACAGGTGCAGACTTGAATTATGTTGGCAGCATAACCATTGATGAAATATTAATGGAAGCAGCTAACATTATAGAAGGCGAAAAAGTCCAAATTGTCAATAATAACAACGGAGAACGAATTGAAACCTATGTTATAAAAGGTGTAAGAAATTCCGGCAAGATTGAACTTAACGGGGCAGCAGCTCGAAGAGTACAACCCGGGGATATTATCATTATCTTTTCCTATGCAACAATGGACTTTGAAGAAGCAAAATCATTTAAACCTGCTGTTATCTTCCCTGATACAGATACTAATATGATTATTGATTAATTCTTTATTGTCAAGGATTACATTGCTGCATTGTTAAACAGCTAAAATACAACAATGTAGCGATGAAACAATGCAGCAATGAAAACATAATTCAACACTCCCTATAAAGTTGGATTTTTTTGAGTATTCAAAAATCGTATTACTTTTGATAATAATATGGCAAAGATTAAAACAGTATATATCTGTCAAAACTGCGGAAACAAAGAAGCAAAATGGGTAGGACAATGTATCGCATGCGGAGAATGGAATACCTTTGAAGAAGAAATTCTTGAAAAAGATAATAGCATTGTTGCAAGTACAAGTAAAAAAATTGCAGCAAAACCTCAACTTATTAAAGACATCACTTTTGAGAAAGAAACAAGAATCAATACTTTGAACGGAGAGTTTAACAGAGTTTTGGGAGGCGGACTGGTTAACGGATCTCTTGTTTTAATAGGCGGTGAACCCGGTATAGGCAAATCTAC harbors:
- the scpA gene encoding methylmalonyl-CoA mutase, whose protein sequence is MRPDFTKIDFKSTMPSGKKPKTKGEKFITPEQIELDAFYTKDDMQEMEHLDFAAGIPPYLRGPYSTMYVMRPWTIRQYAGFSTAEESNAFYRRNLAAGQKGLSVAFDLATHRGYDSDHERVEGDVGKAGVAIDSILDMEILFDQIPLNKMSVSMTMNGAVLPILAFYIVAGLEQGAKLEELIGTIQNDILKEFMVRNTYIYPPQPSMRIIADIFEYTSQKMPKFNSISISGYHMQEAGATADIELAYTLADGLEYLRAGVKAGMDIDSFAPRLSFFWAIGMNHFTEIAKLRAARMLWAKIVKQFNPKNPKSMALRTHSQTSGWSLTEQDPFNNIARTCIEATAAVLGHTQSLHTNALDEAIALPTDFSARIARNTQIYLQEETGITKTVDPWAGSYYVEKLTHEIAHKAWKLIEEVEELGGMAKAIETGIPKMKIEEASARKQARIDSKKDTIVGINKYKLEKEEPLDILEVDNTAVRKAQIERLKKLKAERNNEEVQKALDAITESMKTGKGNLLELSVDAAKKRASLGEISTAIEKVAGRYKAVIRSISGVYSSESKNDMSFEKAKELADKFAEQEGRRPRIMVAKMGQDGHDRGAKVVATGYADIGFDVDIGPLFQTPAEAAKQAVENDVHILGVSSLAAGHKTLVPQVIEELKKLGREDIMIICGGVIPHQDYQFLYDAGVVGIFGPGSSVSEAAVQILEILLD
- a CDS encoding type II toxin-antitoxin system VapC family toxin — translated: MGKRYLIDTNVIIYLSADKIPEKGKEFVIKIIDEQPEISVITKIELLGFKNVPEVITEFTKIAKNYSVDNEIVEQTIRLRKEYKIKLPDAIIAATAINYNLTLITRNEKDFEKISEVKVINPFEI
- a CDS encoding aspartate 1-decarboxylase codes for the protein MNIQVLKSKIHRVTVTGADLNYVGSITIDEILMEAANIIEGEKVQIVNNNNGERIETYVIKGVRNSGKIELNGAAARRVQPGDIIIIFSYATMDFEEAKSFKPAVIFPDTDTNMIID